One genomic window of Paludisphaera rhizosphaerae includes the following:
- a CDS encoding low molecular weight phosphatase family protein: MNPASPPNATPFESRSRLTQPLRLHAERLDADLQAIAPRHHEAANAFARWIAEHYQPGEPLHAVVVCTGNSRRSILGSSMGNLAAAFYGMPEIRFHSGGTEPSAFNPRTVSALEAAGFGVEPTGAEKAPGNPEYRVSWGDGFEVLEFSKLYSDPVNPQEGFAALMVCNEADAGCPIVQGASARIPMPFDDPKEFDDQPYEAEKYTERRDEIGRVMLSVMKLAQELIARASAR; this comes from the coding sequence ATGAACCCTGCATCACCACCCAACGCAACTCCCTTCGAGAGTCGATCGAGGCTGACCCAACCGCTCCGCCTTCACGCGGAGCGGTTGGACGCGGACCTCCAAGCGATCGCGCCGCGACACCATGAGGCGGCGAACGCCTTCGCGCGCTGGATCGCCGAACACTATCAGCCGGGCGAGCCGCTTCATGCGGTGGTCGTCTGCACGGGCAACTCCCGGCGGAGCATTCTTGGCTCCTCCATGGGGAACCTCGCGGCGGCCTTCTACGGCATGCCGGAGATCCGCTTCCACAGCGGCGGCACGGAGCCCTCCGCGTTCAACCCGCGCACCGTTTCGGCGCTGGAAGCCGCGGGCTTCGGCGTCGAACCGACCGGCGCGGAGAAGGCGCCCGGAAACCCCGAGTACCGCGTCTCGTGGGGCGACGGCTTCGAGGTCCTCGAATTCTCCAAGCTCTACTCCGACCCCGTGAATCCGCAGGAGGGCTTCGCGGCCCTGATGGTCTGCAACGAGGCGGACGCGGGCTGCCCAATCGTACAAGGCGCATCGGCCCGGATCCCGATGCCGTTCGACGACCCCAAGGAGTTCGACGACCAGCCCTACGAGGCGGAGAAATACACGGAACGCCGTGACGAAATCGGCCGGGTCATGCTTTCCGTGATGAAGCTCGCCCAGGAACTCATCGCTCGTGCGAGCGCGAGATAG
- a CDS encoding ankyrin repeat domain-containing protein: MNAAQSRQIGKVATLLDHDADPSAADARGFTALHRTAETILFGTGIELQKKRWKPPFSPGGRRWPKAG; encoded by the coding sequence ATGAATGCGGCCCAGTCGCGGCAAATCGGGAAAGTCGCCACGTTGCTGGATCATGACGCCGACCCGAGCGCCGCCGATGCGAGGGGGTTCACCGCCCTCCACCGGACGGCGGAGACAATACTGTTCGGCACGGGAATTGAGCTTCAGAAGAAGCGATGGAAACCTCCCTTCTCCCCTGGTGGGAGAAGGTGGCCGAAGGCCGGATGA
- a CDS encoding dienelactone hydrolase family protein, giving the protein MRYDCGRRWMMSFGVLASITTTPLPVLAQEPAKAPAQAKEGTWQPNPQLLDPLLRRKTPINYRESEVVAYKLPDVLLCEDGTRVSSPEAWERKRRPETLELFRKLVYGRTPAKPSEVRFEVVERDPKAMDGQATRKRVRITSVDAGKSFRFEASLLVPNGKSGRTPAFLLINNRPESSADPSRAEKAGFWPAEEIIARGYATAVFRTNDVDPDSKDEAARARGVRGVWPAAGGASPGPDAWATIGAWAWGASRVLDYLETDPDVDASKVAVVGHSRGGKTALWAAAQDERFAIAVSNDSGCGGAALSRRNFGEDFKAINKGFPYWFCENFHAFDDREAELPVDQHQLLALIAPRGLYVASADADFWADQRGEFLSLANAAPAYAIYGLPGFQPNEMPPLESPATRGKVGYHIRTGVHDLTPYDWQRYMDFADQLWGKRAE; this is encoded by the coding sequence ATGCGATACGACTGCGGTCGTCGTTGGATGATGTCGTTCGGGGTCCTCGCGTCGATCACGACGACTCCCCTGCCCGTCCTCGCCCAGGAGCCGGCGAAGGCTCCCGCGCAAGCGAAAGAGGGGACGTGGCAGCCGAACCCGCAGTTGCTCGACCCACTGCTGCGGCGGAAGACCCCGATCAACTACCGCGAGAGCGAGGTCGTCGCCTACAAGCTCCCCGACGTGCTCCTGTGCGAGGACGGCACGCGCGTCTCAAGCCCGGAGGCCTGGGAGCGGAAGCGGCGTCCGGAGACGCTGGAGCTATTCCGGAAGCTCGTTTACGGGCGGACGCCGGCCAAGCCGTCGGAAGTCCGGTTCGAGGTCGTGGAGCGGGACCCGAAGGCGATGGACGGGCAGGCGACGCGGAAGCGCGTGCGGATCACCAGTGTCGACGCGGGCAAGTCGTTCCGCTTCGAGGCGTCGCTGCTCGTCCCCAACGGCAAGAGCGGACGCACGCCGGCGTTCCTGCTGATCAACAACCGGCCGGAGAGCAGCGCTGATCCGTCGCGGGCCGAAAAGGCCGGGTTCTGGCCGGCCGAGGAGATCATCGCCCGAGGCTACGCGACGGCCGTCTTCCGGACGAACGACGTCGATCCCGACTCCAAGGACGAGGCCGCCCGCGCCCGAGGCGTCCGGGGCGTCTGGCCGGCCGCCGGCGGGGCTTCGCCGGGGCCGGACGCCTGGGCCACGATCGGGGCCTGGGCGTGGGGGGCGAGTCGGGTCCTGGATTACCTGGAGACCGATCCGGACGTGGATGCTTCGAAGGTCGCCGTCGTCGGCCACTCGCGGGGAGGCAAGACCGCCCTCTGGGCCGCCGCGCAGGACGAACGGTTCGCCATCGCCGTGTCGAACGACTCCGGCTGCGGCGGCGCCGCGTTGAGCCGTCGCAACTTCGGCGAGGACTTCAAGGCGATCAACAAGGGCTTCCCCTACTGGTTCTGCGAGAACTTCCACGCCTTCGACGACCGCGAGGCCGAGCTGCCCGTCGACCAGCATCAACTCCTGGCCCTGATCGCCCCGCGCGGCCTCTACGTCGCCAGCGCCGACGCCGACTTCTGGGCCGACCAACGCGGCGAGTTCCTCAGCCTGGCGAACGCCGCGCCGGCCTACGCCATTTACGGCCTCCCCGGCTTCCAGCCCAACGAAATGCCCCCCCTTGAATCCCCCGCCACGCGCGGCAAGGTCGGCTACCACATCCGGACCGGCGTCCATGACCTGACCCCCTACGACTGGCAGCGATATATGGATTTCGCCGACCAACTCTGGGGCAAGCGGGCTGAGTAA
- a CDS encoding ArsR/SmtB family transcription factor, which translates to MALFKMLANDTRIRLLHHLVRSREASVSDIAKTLGMKPQAVSNQLQRLSDTGMVASRRDGNSMIYRVKNGCVAPLLDLALCLMEDEGCQPGGDTDEAVD; encoded by the coding sequence ATGGCCCTGTTCAAGATGCTCGCGAACGACACGCGGATTCGGCTGCTGCATCATCTGGTGCGGAGTCGGGAGGCTTCGGTGTCGGACATCGCGAAGACTCTGGGCATGAAGCCTCAGGCCGTCTCGAACCAGCTGCAACGGCTCTCCGACACGGGCATGGTGGCCTCGCGGAGGGACGGCAACAGCATGATCTACCGTGTGAAGAACGGGTGCGTCGCCCCGCTGCTCGATCTGGCCCTGTGCCTGATGGAGGACGAGGGCTGCCAACCCGGAGGAGACACCGATGAAGCCGTCGATTGA
- the arsM gene encoding arsenite methyltransferase yields the protein MKPSIEEVVRDKYGAIADSSLSSEHKGVHRIAEAFGYSAEELASIPAEANMGLSCGNPTATANLRPGEVVVDLGSGGGLDVFLAAKKVGPTGKAIGIDMTPSMLERARANAKKQGLDNVEFHEATIDKLPLVDATVDCVISNCVINLAPDKAAVFREIFRVLKSGGRLAVSDIALKKPLPPEIEQDLFAYVGCIAGAVPIEDYVRDLKAAGFSDVQVVDAGKDLNAYGEVEGQAACCAPPALESSLSVIGESCCSPSVTNAVHGGFAELLKRFNVNEYAASVQVYALKP from the coding sequence ATGAAGCCGTCGATTGAGGAAGTCGTTCGCGACAAGTACGGAGCGATCGCCGACAGCTCGCTTTCCAGCGAGCACAAGGGCGTGCACCGCATCGCCGAGGCCTTCGGATACTCGGCCGAGGAGCTTGCGAGCATCCCGGCGGAGGCCAACATGGGGCTCTCGTGCGGCAACCCCACCGCCACCGCGAATCTGCGGCCCGGCGAGGTGGTGGTGGACCTTGGGAGCGGCGGCGGGCTCGACGTGTTCCTCGCCGCGAAGAAGGTGGGCCCGACGGGCAAGGCCATCGGCATCGACATGACCCCTTCGATGCTGGAGCGAGCCCGAGCGAACGCCAAGAAGCAGGGCCTGGACAACGTCGAGTTCCACGAGGCCACCATCGATAAACTGCCTCTCGTCGACGCCACGGTCGATTGCGTCATCTCCAACTGCGTCATCAACCTCGCGCCCGACAAGGCGGCCGTGTTCCGCGAGATCTTCCGCGTGCTCAAGTCCGGCGGCCGGCTCGCCGTTTCGGACATCGCGTTGAAGAAGCCGCTCCCGCCCGAGATCGAACAGGACCTGTTCGCCTACGTCGGCTGCATCGCGGGGGCCGTGCCCATCGAGGACTACGTCAGAGACCTGAAGGCGGCGGGCTTCTCCGACGTCCAGGTCGTCGACGCCGGCAAGGATCTGAACGCTTACGGCGAGGTCGAAGGGCAAGCCGCGTGCTGCGCTCCTCCCGCGCTGGAGTCTTCGCTCTCGGTCATCGGAGAATCGTGCTGCTCGCCTTCGGTGACGAACGCGGTGCACGGCGGCTTCGCCGAGCTTCTCAAGCGGTTCAACGTCAACGAGTACGCGGCCAGCGTGCAGGTCTATGCTCTCAAACCCTGA
- a CDS encoding DUF6891 domain-containing protein, producing the protein MGEEREWNDAARDDLREQLRSAILGEMRLAKRDHEDILQVCSEVYIEDAPEAEREEFTQFSAEEIERAADRQAAERLTWLGETDCDRLDHVEAALQERGILLWQASPCCDNCTLSEISDRIAEIDNRAPGFRGRVRGYAFFIDQNLPSELADDIRLHIYLGFGWISPDGSSVGPEDYHKYAVEIGQEVSRCLQDAGFEVDWSGDLSRKIGVSLNWQRRTMLR; encoded by the coding sequence ATGGGCGAGGAACGAGAGTGGAACGACGCAGCGCGCGACGATCTCCGAGAGCAGCTTCGGTCTGCCATCCTGGGCGAGATGCGGCTGGCGAAGCGTGATCACGAGGACATCCTGCAGGTCTGCAGCGAAGTCTACATTGAAGATGCACCTGAAGCCGAGAGGGAAGAGTTCACCCAGTTCTCCGCCGAGGAGATTGAGCGAGCGGCGGACCGGCAAGCGGCTGAACGCCTGACCTGGCTGGGGGAGACGGATTGCGATCGGCTCGACCACGTAGAGGCCGCACTCCAGGAGCGCGGAATCCTCCTGTGGCAAGCCTCTCCCTGTTGCGACAATTGTACTTTATCCGAGATCTCGGACCGGATTGCCGAGATTGACAACCGTGCCCCCGGATTTCGCGGCCGAGTACGCGGCTACGCCTTCTTCATCGATCAAAACCTGCCCTCAGAGCTGGCTGACGACATCCGACTGCATATCTATCTGGGCTTCGGATGGATATCGCCCGACGGCTCCTCGGTTGGACCCGAAGACTATCACAAGTACGCAGTTGAGATTGGACAGGAAGTCAGCCGGTGCCTGCAGGATGCGGGCTTCGAGGTCGACTGGAGTGGGGACTTGTCCCGCAAGATCGGCGTTTCGTTGAATTGGCAGCGTCGAACGATGCTTCGATAA